In Helianthus annuus cultivar XRQ/B chromosome 3, HanXRQr2.0-SUNRISE, whole genome shotgun sequence, a single window of DNA contains:
- the LOC110930990 gene encoding 40S ribosomal protein S15-4 yields the protein MADVEVDVAAAGAPKKRTFKKFSFRGVDLDALLDMSTDELVKLFIARARRRFQRGLKRKPMALIKKLRKAKREAPAGEKPELVKTHL from the exons ATG GCGGATGTTGAAGTTGACGTTGCGGCAGCCGGAGCACCGAAGAAGAGAACGTTTAAGAAGTTTTCGTTCAGAGGAGTGGATTTGGATGCTCTACTTGATATGTCTACTGATGAGCTTGTTAAGCTCTTCATTGCTCGTGCTCGCAGAAG GTTTCAGAGAGGTTTGAAGAGGAAGCCTATGGCTTTAATCAAGAAGCTCCGCAAAGCT AAACGTGAGGCACCAGCCGGTGAGAAGCCAGAGCTAGTGAAGACCCACTTGTGA
- the LOC110930988 gene encoding uncharacterized protein LOC110930988, whose amino-acid sequence MADASNANDGDDTIRQEVFEGKVTEIAEGVMQANLPRLVQEVESRVLGIVDAMMTNKIEELKELMEGSKDKGKERRCTYKDFMACKPTTYDGKIDPIMCQRWILSMEAVFKRSRCDKEDQVMFATGQLTFQAKDWWDAYSKEIGEDKLQTMTWQEFKEPFMKYHCPQSAIDKIQEDFLRLRQKNETINEISSIFLDKMKFCAEFVQTERMKINRFYGILKAEFREFITPSKCETLDELINLARDREIEIRRQEERGEKRPSEKGTSSSPSKKGKFQDQGRKERSKAGITPCKTCGKLHTGECLLGKKGCYKCGKEGHSSYQCPSSPKTCFNCFEKGHIKSECPKLQQESKKEDKKQEGSRAKGRMFQITSEEAKSHPNVISGVKEEGSSAKKTEGSQDRGKSST is encoded by the exons ATGGCTGATGCAAGTAAcgctaatgatggtgatgatacgATTAGACAAGAAGTATTTGAAGGCAAAGTCACGGAAATAGCTGAAGGGGTTATGCAAGCCAATCTCCCACGATTAGTTCAAGAGGTGGAAAGTCGGGTTTTGGGAATCGTAGATGCTATGATGACAAATAAGATCGAAGAGCTAAAAGAATTGATGGAAGGGTCTAAAGATAAAGGCAAAGAACGACGATGTACGTATAAAGATTTCATGGCATGTAAACCTACCACGTACGATGGTAAGATCGATCCAATAATGTGCCAAAGATGGATCTTAAGCATGGAGGCGGTGTTTAAAAGAAGTCGGTGTGATaaggaggatcaagtgatgttcgCTACGGGACAGCTCACTTTTCAAGCGAAGGATTGGTGGGATGCTTATAGTAAAGAGATAGGTGAGGACAAACTTCAGACAATGACTTGGCAAGAATTTAAAGAGCCGTTCATGAAGTACCATTGCCCCCAGTCAGCCATCGATAAGATTCAAGAAGATTTCTTACGCCTCCGACAGAAAAACGAGACGATAAATGAGATATCTAGTATTTtcttggataagatgaagttctgtgCGGAGTTTGTGCAAACCGAAAGAATGAAGATCAATCGCTTTTACGGTATACTAAAGGCAGAATTCAGGGAATTCATCACTCCTTCGAAATGTGAAACCCTTGATGAGCTTATTAATCTGGCACGGGATAGAGAAATTGAAATCAGAAGGCAAGAAGAACGTGGTGAGAAGAGACCAAGTGAAAAAGGTACGAGCTCGAGTCCATCAAAGAAAGGAAAGTTTCAAGACCAAGGGAGGAAGGAAAGGTCGAAGGCTGGAATCACTCCTTGCAAGACTTGTGGAAAGCTCCATACTGGGGAGTGTCTGTTGGGCAAAAAGGGGTGTTATAAATGCGGTAAGGAGGGGCATTCATCCTATCAGTGCCCGAGTAGCCCAAAGACTTGCTTTAATTGCttcgaaaaagggcacatcaaatCTGAATGCCCGAAGCTCCAGCAAGAGTCGAAGAAGGAAGATAAGAAACAAGAAGGTTCTAGGGCCAAAGGGAGAATGTTCCAAATTACCTCCGAAGAAGCCAAGTCTCACCCGAATGTGATTTCAG gcgtgaaggaagaaggcTCAAGTGCTAAGAAAACGGAAGGttcacaagatcgag gtaaatcctcgacTTAG